Proteins encoded by one window of Torulaspora delbrueckii CBS 1146 chromosome 2, complete genome:
- the CWH43 gene encoding Cwh43p (similar to Saccharomyces cerevisiae CWH43 (YCR017C); ancestral locus Anc_1.434): MVTVNGRIIPLAHTVCAFAAFFAALVAGYSLHFHKIVQNAHYGYPDEWFPSVSATIGDRYPERSIFQILIALTSFPRFLLLLGHFSLNRSVICFIIGVVRTVSCGGWVYITSTDDHDVHDVFMITYIVLTLPWDIMITRLATRGRLAKGIVATVFFGTLVPLVHWYIKHQVHHIAGAYSIYAYFEWSLIILDILFDSLAYNEFDRIRINVTSETSEDGGWLFRICNQIQDLDLTVEDEKTVIKVEDDATGISFKETETTNTEIIRSADDELEIFFEKTEDVTIISNNSPAPSCDSYLYIVTNTFNSFMFWTSLTSLTCSIWYFPLWYMSISGYEATLLYFLAPVLLYIPFMPTIFQQYGSLLGGLIVVGAHLVGSPEARLLVVGAGTAVTVTTFVLNLKCIASKEVTSCFSTTWLYGLVFTVVIKMGCYSNNPLWPIMNSSNGGYNLLGLALVTISGILAPYTTSIHFGRDQEEPEVQETSPRCVSKILVGLGFGSLIFGMHQLMTDSSTVIYWSWEGYSKDSQGPLAWPWSGLTCTVMLFAAATSYKFSARPLVPAAVLALSTAVLCDRRITGWNNYIFGGLFYLLAMIWIVPTYFNALAASASTFSFLVGFFLYIILILAHVWVVAYAFVPLGWILRERIEVVLTFSTVCIVVGSIAAKFSLSTAKSGVTLSNDFKRRTGLLALIGLSLVASFTYSQRPVGVPQPYHPDSKLITAGIWTIHFGLDNDMWASEESMMYLMKEMELDVVGLLETDTQHIVMGNRDLTSKLGHDMNMYVDYGPGPNKHTWGCILLSKFPIINSTHHLMPSPHGELAPAIHATIKTYDDILVDIFVFHGGQEEDEEDRRLQSEALSKLMGSTNRPAILLSYLVTNPHEGNYNNYVSDESGMHDIDPEDDDRWCQYILYKNLKRTGYARVSRGTITDTELQVGKFQVINDEQIAQYGDSIYEHEKVDGLDNDELHFPDTFYDEGERGHHYHVFDRPLYYTFDG; this comes from the coding sequence ATGGTGACAGTGAATGGGAGAATAATTCCGCTGGCACACACTGTGTGTGCCTTCGCAGCCTTCTTTGCAGCGCTAGTCGCTGGATACTCATTACACTTCCATAAGATTGTCCAGAATGCCCATTATGGTTATCCAGACGAATGGTTTCCCAGCGTTTCAGCTACGATTGGTGACAGGTATCCCGAACGGTCGATTTTCCAAATTCTGATCGCTTTGACCTCTTTTCCTCGATTCCTTCTACTGTTGGGCCATTTCTCCCTAAACCGTTCGGTAATATGtttcatcattggtgtCGTAAGGACTGTCAGTTGTGGTGGTTGGGTATATATCACTAGCACTGATGATCATGATGTTCACGATGTCTTTATGATCACTTACATCGTGCTAACATTGCCCTGGGATATCATGATTACTCGCCTCGCTACAAGAGGTAGACTGGCTAAGGGTATTGTCGCAACCGTGTTTTTTGGTACTTTGGTACCTTTGGTTCATTGGTATATAAAGCATCAGGTTCATCACATTGCCGGTGCTTATTCCATTTATGCTTACTTTGAATGGTCACTCATTATCCTCGACATCCTTTTTGACTCGCTGGCAtacaatgaatttgatagGATACGCATTAATGTCACTTCAGAAACGTCTGAGGATGGCGGCTGGTTGTTCAGAATCTGCAATCAAATACAGGACCTTGACCTAACCGTCGAAGACGAAAAAACAGTGATCAAAGTGGAAGATGATGCGACTGGTATTAGCTTTAAGGAAACGGAGACTACCAATACAGAGATTATACGCTCCGCAGATGACGAATTAGAaattttctttgagaaaactGAAGATGTCACGATCATCTCTAATAACAGTCCTGCACCTTCCTGCGATTCATACCTTTACATCGTGACCAAtactttcaattctttcatgtTCTGGACTTCTTTGACCTCCTTGACATGTAGCATTTGGTATTTTCCCTTGTGGTATATGAGTATCTCCGGCTATGAGGCTACATTACTGTATTTCCTTGCACCTGTGCTTCTATACATCCCATTCATGCCTACtatctttcaacaataCGGTTCCTTATTAGGCGGCTTGATCGTCGTGGGTGCCCATTTAGTTGGATCTCCGGAAGCTAGGTTACTGGTTGTTGGCGCCGGTACTGCTGTCACGGTAACAACGTTCGTGCTAAATTTGAAATGCATTGCTTCCAAAGAAGTCACTTCCTGCTTCTCGACTACGTGGCTCTACGGTCTGGTGTTCACGGTCGTGATCAAGATGGGATGCTACAGTAATAATCCTCTCTGGCCTATAATGAATTCCAGTAATGGTGGATACAATCTATTAGGTCTGGCTTTGGTCACCATTTCAGGTATACTAGCACCATATACCACTAGTATTCACTTTGGGAGAGACCAGGAAGAACCTGAGGTGCAAGAGACTTCGCCCCGCTGTGTGTCAAAAATCTTGGTAGGACTAGGTTTTGGATCTCTAATTTTCGGCATGCATCAACTCATGACAGATTCATCCACCGTAATCTATTGGTCTTGGGAGGGCTACAGCAAAGACTCTCAAGGACCTCTCGCTTGGCCTTGGTCTGGGTTGACTTGTACAGTTATGCTCTTTGCCGCTGCAACTTCCTACAAGTTTTCTGCAAGGCCACTCGTTCCTGCTGCTGTACTTGCTCTTTCAACGGCAGTTCTATGCGATAGACGGATCACAGGTTGGAATAATTATATTTTTGGAGGTTTGTTCTATTTACTTGCTATGATTTGGATTGTACCAACCTACTTCAATGCTTTGGCCGCTAGTGCAAGTACCTTCAGTTTCCTGGTCGGATTTTTTCTCTATATCATTTTGATCTTGGCTCATGTTTGGGTTGTGGCTTACGCATTTGTTCCATTGGGCTGGATTTTAAGAGAGAGGATCGAAGTAGTCCTCACATTCTCCACTGTATGTATCGTTGTCGGTTCCATTGCTGCAAAATTCAGTTTGTCCACAGCTAAAAGCGGTGTCACTTTGAGCAACGATTTTAAGAGACGTACGGGGCTACTGGCTTTGATAGGCTTGAGTCTAGTTGCATCATTCACCTATAGTCAAAGGCCTGTGGGTGTCCCACAGCCTTATCACCCCGattcaaaattgatcacGGCGGGTATTTGGACTATCCATTTTGGGTTAGACAACGACATGTGGGCTTCTGAAGAATCTATGATGTATTTAATGAAGGAAATGGAACTGGACGTTGTTGGTTTGCTAGAGACTGATACCCAGCATATTGTAATGGGAAATAGAGACTTGACAAGCAAACTAGGGCATGACATGAATATGTACGTTGATTACGGACCAGGTCCAAACAAGCACACCTGGGGTTGTATCTTACTATCCAAGTTCCCAATTATCAATTCCACTCACCATTTGATGCCCTCCCCTCATGGTGAATTAGCGCCCGCCATCCATGCGACGATAAAGACCTACGACGACATACTGGTCGATATTTTCGTTTTCCATGGCGGACAGGAGGAAGACGAGGAGGATAGGAGATTACAAAGTGAGGCTTTATCAAAGTTAATGGGCAGTACGAATCGTCCTGCGATTTTGTTGAGTTACTTGGTCACAAACCCTCATGAAGGAAACTATAACAACTACGTGAGTGATGAATCAGGCATGCACGACATTGATCCAGAGGATGATGACAGATGGTGCCAATACATTCTGTAtaaaaatttgaagagaactGGCTACGCAAGAGTTTCGAGAGGTACTATCACCGATACAGAACTGCAGGTCGGTAAATTCCAAGTTATAAATGACGAGCAAATTGCCCAATATGGTGATTCTATTTATGAACATGAAAAGGTGGATGGTTTAGATAATGATGAGCTTCATTTCCCCGACACGTTTTACGATGAAGGCGAGAGGGGCCACCATTATCATGTGTTTGACAGGCCTCTTTATTACACATTCGACGGATAA
- the SWM2 gene encoding Swm2p (similar to Saccharomyces cerevisiae YNR004W; ancestral locus Anc_1.433) produces the protein MADPIYPYVALLNLVKLFTTLSAIPETYSPLLLPLYCEIKKNDQLSFEALKNCKEIFAKWNNGEDDVEEEVVKRCMDMWLTINGEDYILKKPLSSIPNITRQEAETNDYVGESELQRIEFDPITNEPIKNPLGNLIIEEVEATEYVGSDDDHR, from the coding sequence ATGGCAGACCCCATCTATCCATATGTGGCCCTGCTaaatttggtgaagttATTTACAACTTTGAGCGCTATTCCAGAAACTTATAGCCCATTGCTCCTACCCTTATACTGTGAGATAAAGAAAAACGATCAGCTTAGCTTTGAAGctctgaaaaattgcaaagagatctttgcaaaatggAATAACGGAGAAGATGACGTGGAGGAAGAGGTTGTAAAACGTTGCATGGATATGTGGCTCACGATCAATGGTGAAGATTATATCCTGAAAAAACCTCTTTCAAGTATACCTAATATTACGAGACAAGAGGCCGAGACAAACGACTACGTAGGCGAGAGCGAGCTCCAAAGGATCGAGTTTGATCCGATCACGAATGAGCCAATCAAAAATCCTTTGGGAAACTTGATTAtagaagaagttgaagcaaCAGAATACGTTGGCTCCGACGATGATCATCGATAA
- the TDEL0B05730 gene encoding uncharacterized protein yields the protein MTKEDSPEEENGIMGGSRCFNCDQSTSSKFKPENLGAASLFKLPKSQDYETITYEAPEVGVGNLLPEFEDVMGMEREIREMPSDRRKQFLFLHNIVNSSSDNSQFQNSDDQTDKSLSPAPIAQDTSLYHFRLTETPMPLPEREENDSDEEENLVRSILMMPHLVEYSIPHALKHLLCTDDNLMGLSDSITLERIVRKKSLGDIIPMSSRGTRKFLPLEVDFSPTHECTKNLINISTFIQKLSDKFQPRIGSFFNTKFQFSYRFNNGKFEITYGIFEDHDYFTQEMRDIDYIDLHVFSRYLPKDCFVEAKPYCTNQPSNECCEREWRSFITMTDIYAVVDHMLKGKCSFIQNSSHLLKYIKRGGSLKVAAKHYEISVQKNQQRILSNIKRYIKNKEVMSMQRAKELGKENSLNSEFHLGLFDQILGYYDDLGSNTSLPNEATYVVELTDFEEVIRSISAKYVYEKYVHPVCSEHPTLN from the coding sequence AtgaccaaagaagatagtcctgaagaagagaatggGATCATGGGCGGTTCGCGCTGTTTCAATTGTGACCAAAGCACATCCTCTAAATTCAAGCCTGAAAATCTTGGTGCTGCTTCACTATTCAAGTTACCTAAAAGCCAGGACTACGAAACAATCACATACGAGGCTCCTGAAGTCGGTGTAGGTAATCTGTTGCCggagtttgaagatgtcatGGGCATGGAAAGAGAAATTAGAGAGATGCCCTCAGATCGAAGGAAGCAGTTTTTATTCTTGCACAACAttgtcaattcttcgagTGACAACTCTCAATTCCAAAACTCTGATGATCAAACAGATAAAAGCTTATCTCCTGCTCCAATTGCCCAAGATACAAGCCTTTATCATTTCAGGCTGACAGAAACTCCAATGCCGCTGCCTGAACGGGAGGAAAACGATtcagacgaagaagaaaatctaGTAAGGTCCATATTAATGATGCCGCACTTAGTCGAATATTCAATCCCTCATGCATTAAAACATCTGCTGTGCACGGACGATAATTTGATGGGGCTCAGTGACAGTATAACTTTAGAGCGAATTGTCAGGAAAAAGTCCTTAGGTGACATAATTCCAATGAGCTCTCGAGGTACTAGAAAATTCCTTCCTCTTGAGGTCGATTTTTCACCTACGCACGAATGCacaaagaatttgatcaacatATCAACTTTTATTCAGAAACTCTCTGACAAATTTCAACCTAGGATTGGCTCCTTTTTCAATACTAAGTTTCAATTCTCATACAGGTTCAATAATGGCAAATTTGAGATCACATATGGAATTTTTGAGGATCACGACTATTTCACTCAAGAAATGCGTGATATTGATTATATCGATCTTCATGTTTTCTCAAGGTATCTCCCAAAGGATTGTTTTGTTGAAGCAAAACCTTATTGCACAAATCAGCCATCCAATGAATGCTGTGAAAGAGAATGGAGGAGCTTCATAACAATGACAGATATTTATGCCGTGGTGGATCACATGCTCAAAGGTAAATGTAGCTTCATTCAGAATAGTAGCCACCTACTGAAATACATCAAAAGAGGAGGTTCATTGAAAGTTGCCGCCAAGCATTATGAGATTTCAGTGCAGAAAAATCAGCAGAGAATCTTGAGCAATATCAAAAGGTATATTAAGAACAAGGAAGTCATGTCGATGCAGAGAGCGAAAGAGCTTGGCAAAGAGAACTCCCTGAATAGTGAGTTTCACTTGGGCCTCTTTGATCAGATACTAGGATATTATGATGACTTGGGATCAAACACTTCGTTACCAAATGAAGCAACCTATGTCGTTGAGTTGACggattttgaagaagtaaTCCGAAGCATATCGGCCAAATATGTTTACGAGAAGTATGTTCACCCGGTATGCAGTGAACACCCAACGCTGAATTAA
- the CTO1 gene encoding Cto1p (similar to Saccharomyces cerevisiae YCR015C; ancestral locus Anc_1.430), translated as MKNVIICDFDETITNRDTISILGQLPYYCKPGSKPEWSHFTDTYMQNYERFHQGSLGHLSQRSLPLLKSSGSVITTSNFKTFFEDELNYQKDARRLEMSSTNEMAKYRIFANITFSDVSRFAKKKLEEQCFSVRKGFNEFMLPIPKDDLYVISVNWSGEFIEASIGNNIIAREHIYCNQLLSANTVYTGDFSNRLLTGADKVDVLEDILTDREPSSARFWYIGDSETDLLNILHPEVNGVLLIDPVQNESKFKKLSLEILGLNQKIIDQFIDDKDSGWLQCYEKNDYNSIFLAKSWSDLKNIHL; from the coding sequence atgaaaaatgttATTATTTGcgattttgatgaaactaTAACTAATCGAGATACCATCAGTATTCTAGGTCAGCTGCCTTATTACTGTAAACCAGGTTCAAAGCCAGAATGGTCACATTTTACAGACACGTACATGCAAAACTATGAAAGGTTTCATCAAGGTTCCCTTGGGCATCTTTCGCAGAGATCATTGCCTCTGCTCAAATCATCGGGGTCTGTTATAACTACTTCAAACTTCAAAACGTTCTTCgaagatgagttgaatTATCAAAAGGATGCAAGACGTCTTGAGATGAGTAGTACAAATGAGATGGCCAAGTATAGAATATTTGCCAATATAACTTTCTCTGATGTCTCGCgatttgccaagaagaagctcgAGGAACAATGCTTCTCAGTGAGAAAAGGGTTTAACGAATTCATGTTACCAATACCGAAAGATGATCTCTATGTTATTTCTGTGAACTGGTCGGGTGAGTTCATTGAAGCATCCATAGGAAATAATATAATTGCCAGAGAGCATATATATTGCAATCAGTTGCTCAGCGCCAATACAGTCTATACTGGGGATTTTTCCAACCGTTTGTTAACTGGGGCGGATAAAGTCGATGTACTAGAGGATATCTTAACAGACAGAGAACCGTCTAGTGCTAGGTTTTGGTATATTGGTGATAGTGAGACCGATCTTCTTAATATCCTACATCCCGAAGTCAATGGCGTTTTATTGATAGATCCTGTGCAAAACGAatcaaagttcaagaagctCAGCTTAGAAATACTAGGTCTGAACCAAAAGATAATTGATCAGTTTATCGATGACAAAGATAGTGGGTGGCTTCAATGCTATGAGAAAAATGATTATAACTCTATATTCCTGGCAAAATCCTGGTCTGATCTGAAAAATATACATCTTTAA
- the RBP95 gene encoding RNA-binding ribosome assembly factor RBP95 (similar to Saccharomyces cerevisiae YCR016W; ancestral locus Anc_1.431), with protein MSDQHIPAWQRIKIKQTQKEDGSNDFAEEDPLNITTHLATGSLTKKEKQKLIRGDNNTNKIAKKKVKSNSRKKEKLAKDVREEIKRKTVLKDQLRYLIDFYLEKVSDKLPDDVQDLENVKINYPEEKLQKKSDEELGVVDVWKFSKQKQNWLIKHFFNVEELPLEYNELIMQYFKDLKGETLKQSISEKCQKKIEEWNSYVERELVKMKEIVEGNDQEENSEGNEDTEKQVDGDLKKNEEELEIPPNKDVASRCLKLITVWGSDNGQELKTF; from the coding sequence ATGTCAGATCAGCATATTCCAGCATGGCAGCGAATCAAAATTAAACAAACTCAAAAAGAGGACGGAAGTAATGATTTTGCTGAGGAAGATCCATTAAATATAACGACCCATTTAGCCACGGGGAGTCTtaccaagaaagagaagcaGAAATTGATTAGAGGTGATAATAACACCAATAAGATAGCAAAAAAGAAGGTTAAATCAAACAGTAGgaaaaaagagaaattagCGAAGGATGTACGAGAAGAGATAAAGAGGAAGACAGTCCTTAAAGATCAGTTACGGTACTTGATCGATTTTTATTTAGAAAAGGTCTCTGACAAATTGCCAGACGATGTCcaagatttggagaatgTCAAGATCAATTATCCAGAAGAAAAGCTGCAGAAGAAGTccgatgaagagcttggtGTAGTAGACGTGTGGAAATTTTCTAAGCAAAAACAGAACTGGCTGATTAAACATTTCTTTAATGTCGAAGAATTACCACTCGAGTACAATGAGCTAATAATGCagtatttcaaagacttgAAGGGtgaaactttgaagcagAGCATATCCGAGAAGTGCCAAAAAAAGATAGAAGAATGGAACAGCTATGTGGAACGAGAACTTGTTAagatgaaagagattgtcGAAGGAAACGATCAGGAAGAAAACAGTGAAGGGAATGAAGACACTGAGAAGCAAGTGGATGGCgatctgaagaaaaatgagGAGGAACTAGAGATTCCACCGAACAAGGATGTTGCCTCGAGGTGTCTGAAACTAATTACAGTATGGGGATCTGACAATGGGCAGGAATTGAAAACTTTTTGA
- the GLC3 gene encoding 1,4-alpha-glucan branching enzyme (similar to Saccharomyces cerevisiae GLC3 (YEL011W); ancestral locus Anc_1.435) produces MSIPENVKGAVDFDPWLTPFAQVLSERRNLADKWVHDLTHATPDGSYQSLVKFTRDSYLSYGFHADARTKEIRYKEWAPNARQAFLIGDFNGWNETSHELKHKDEFGNFSITVPPTSAGDFAIPHDSKIKVMFVLPDGSKIYRIPAWIKRATQPDKETAKLFGPIYEGRFWNPPKPYEFKNKRPSFNEKADSLRIYEAHIGISSPEPKIASYKEFTRDVLPRIKHLGYDAIQLMAIMEHAYYASFGYQVTNFFAISSRFGTPEDLKELVDTAHGMGILVLLDVVHSHASKNVEDGLNNFDGSDHQYFHSLASGRGEHPLWDSRLFNYGSFEVQRFLLSNLAFYIDVYQFDGFRFDGVTSMLYVHHGAGEHGGFSGDYNEYLSRDRSYVDEQALAYLMLANDLVDELLPKSAITIAEDVSGYPTLCLPRSMGGAGFNYRLAMALPDMWIKILKEQKDEDWDMSKIVHTLTNRRHGEKVVAYCESHDQALVGDKTLAFWLMDAAMYTDMTVLKPGTPVIDRGIALHKLIRLLTHSLGGEAYLNFEGNEFGHPEWLDFPNKNNGDSYHYARRQFNLVDDKLLRYRHLYEFDAGMQHCERQHQWLNTPQAYVSLKNESDKVIAFERNGLLFIFNFHPTQSFTDYRIGVEVAGTYKIVLNTDRKEYGGFERVDENSRFHTTDLAWNNRKNFVQVYIPSRVALVCALE; encoded by the coding sequence ATGTCGATTCctgaaaatgtcaaaggAGCTGTGGATTTCGACCCATGGTTAACGCCGTTTGCTCAGGTTTTATCTGAACGAAGAAATTTGGCAGATAAATGGGTTCACGATTTGACGCATGCTACACCGGATGGTTCGTATCAGTCCTTAGTAAAATTTACCAGAGATTCGTATCTTTCCTATGGATTCCACGCCGATGCCAGAACCAAGGAAATCCGATACAAGGAATGGGCCCCTAACGCCAGGCAAGCCTTCCTGATTGGTGATTTCAATGGTTGGAATGAAACATCACATGAATTGAAGCATAAGGATGAATTTGGTAATTTTAGCATAACCGTTCCTCCAACTTCGGCCGGAGATTTTGCGATTCCTCATGATAGTAAGATTAAAGTCATGTTTGTCTTGCCAGATGGATCCAAGATTTATAGAATTCCTGCTTGGATAAAAAGGGCAACTCAACCAGATAAGGAGACTGCTAAACTTTTTGGACCCATTTATGAAGGGAGATTTTGGAACCCGCCAAAGCCATAcgaattcaagaacaaaaggccctctttcaatgaaaaagcTGATTCTCTGAGAATTTATGAAGCTCACATTGGTATTTCATCACCTGAGCCAAAAATTGCTTCATATAAGGAGTTTACAAGAGATGTCTTACCCCGTATAAAGCATTTGGGTTACGATGCTATACAGTTGATGGCAATTATGGAGCATGCGTACTATGCCTCGTTTGGGTATCAAGTGACCAACTTCTTCGCAATCAGTTCTCGTTTTGGTACTCctgaagatttgaaggagTTGGTTGATACCGCTCATGGAATGGGCATTTTGGTTCTACTGGACGTTGTCCATAGTCATGCTTCCAAGAACGTCGAGGATGGTTTAAATAATTTTGACGGCTCGGATCATCAATACTTTCATTCATTGGCATCAGGCAGGGGCGAACATCCATTATGGGACTCTCGTCTTTTCAATTATGGTAGCTTTGAGgttcaaagatttttaCTCTCCAACTTGGCATTTTACATCGACGTTTATCAATTCGACGGTTTTAGATTTGATGGTGTCACTTCAATGCTATACGTACACCATGGTGCAGGGGAACATGGTGGGTTCAGTGGTGACTACAATGAGTATTTATCCCGTGATAGATCTTATGTTGATGAACAGGCTTTAGCCTACCTAATGCTGGCCAACGATCTGGTTGATGAGCTACTTCCAAAATCGGCGATCACGATAGCTGAGGATGTTTCTGGTTATCCAACATTATGCTTACCTCGTTCCATGGGAGGCGCTGGATTCAACTATAGACTGGCAATGGCTTTGCCAGATATGTGGAtaaagattttgaaggagcagaaggatgaagactGGGATATGTCAAAGATAGTGCATACATTGACCAATAGACGTCATGGCGAGAAAGTTGTCGCTTACTGCGAGTCGCATGACCAAGCCTTGGTCGGTGATAAGACTCTGGCATTCTGGTTGATGGACGCGGCCATGTATACAGATATGACTGTCCTGAAACCCGGTACGCCAGTCATAGATCGTGGTATTGCATTGCACAAGCTGATTAGGCTTCTCACTCATTCGTTGGGTGGTGAAGCTTACCTAAACTTTGAAGGTAACGAATTCGGTCACCCCGAGTGGCTAGATTTCCCAAATAAGAACAACGGCGATAGTTACCATTATGCTCGTAGACAATTTAATTTGGTTGATGATAAGTTGCTGCGTTATCGGCACCTGTATGAGTTTGATGCAGGAATGCAACACTGCGAAAGACAACATCAATGGCTGAACACCCCTCAGGCATACGTCTCATTGAAAAACGAATCAGATAAAGTGATAGCATTCGAGCGTAACGGGTTGCtgttcatcttcaatttccaTCCAACTCAAAGTTTTACTGATTACAGAATTGGCGTTGAAGTTGCCGGTACCTACAAGATTGTTCTGAATACCGATAGAAAGGAGTATGGTgggtttgaaagagttgacGAGAACTCGAGGTTCCACACCACTGACCTGGCCTGGAATAACAGAAAGAACTTTGTACAGGTTTACATTCCATCAAGAGTCGCACTGGTTTGCGCGCTAGAATAG